A genomic segment from Dermacentor silvarum isolate Dsil-2018 chromosome 11, BIME_Dsil_1.4, whole genome shotgun sequence encodes:
- the LOC119432441 gene encoding uncharacterized protein LOC119432441: MQKCVNVNAEGDYLEAGRVMTVPLSHVRLRPDAVPSKFPNHSSYLSRKTARREDPDSKRARIENAALQKAIAESNEAFIRAREEDKVNSVSELANHLRSQGMKFWDVIERNERLLLIHIVDDEAPWLKYSVCVKGDLSVTLHVMKTAVKKLGANLCVPEIANSKRGMVELLEGIEKWDCDLMSNSVAEICEAVCLLLDQLCTSQAEDDANCIQFLKEQVTLHLSKKQRRRYSADFMMFCCIVFTISPHAYAFIRSHGSITLPHPMTIRSVCSSYGMSPQQEHQSETFLSYMTTRIYDLKDDQRFITVMVDEIHIKPYFDYKGGNITGAAINRNEAANCALVFMVRSVTCKFKEVAHIVPVHRVEAEFLQKTLKDVICGLEKIGYRVMCVVSDNNSVNRKAMSLFESPPCNRIVYQHPSDPSRPLFFVIDPVHILKCIRNNWINQKNDQICFYFPEIQGDTPESERMQTASFATIRDLHSKECDQLLKYGYGLSRKALYPSSLERQDVKLALQIFNDYLPEALRALGAKHNLFSFEATATFVEIILKWWKIVNVKTPWKGERLRDHFQQPVLSIDNDPKIDFLHMFLKWLDEWKNKGFDNGTLTKETHAALEHTTYALVELARYSFEELGMSYVLFGKIQTDCLEDRFGKYRQLAGAQYHISIRQIYEVENKLRLQSTLPTVSPDQHWECVRKQVEALLPSSNVVVTCQALTKMQDVVPVLVYVAGYAVYGTLKKLKCEQCRDSLTVDKKITVSATNEHYGLVKQLDRGGVENLALFLHEELYRELCHYLALAGHAEKFALLGKLLNYCVVMGNQIYHKDGWLH, translated from the coding sequence ctggccgcgtaatgacagtgccgctatctcatgtgcgccttcgcccagacgctgtaccgtcgaagttcccgaatcattcgagctacttgtccagaaagaccgcgaggagggaagatcctgactccaagcgcgcgcgaatagagaatgcagcccttcagaaagccatcgctgaatccaacgaggcatttatcagagcacgcgaggaggataaagtcaacagtgtgagcgaacttgccaaccacttaaggagccaagggatgaagttctgggatgttatcgaaagaaatgaaaggctTCTTCTCATTCACATTGTCGACGATGAAGCACCGTGGTTGAAATACTCTGTTTGCGTGAAAGGAGATTTGAGCGTGACATTACACGTTATGAAAACGGCCGTAAAAAAGCTCGGTGCAAATCTCTGCGTTCCTGAAATCGCTAACAGTAAAAGGGGTATGGTGGAACTCCTGGAAGGCATCGAGAAGTGGGACTGTGACCTGATGTCCAACTCAGTCGCCGAAATTTGCGAGGCTGTTTGTTTACTGCTTGATCAGCTTTGCACGTCCCAAGCAGAAGATGACGCCAACTGTATTCAATTTCTGAAAGAGCAAGTCACCTTGCACCTATCGAAAAAACAGCGCAGGCGCTACTCTGCTGATTTCATGATGTTTTGCTGTATTGTTTTCACTATATCGCCCCATGCATACGCGTTCATACGTAGCCATGGAAGCATCACCTTGCCGCATCCTATGACGATAAGATCAGTGTGCTCGTCTTATGGTATGAGTCCTCAACAAGAGCATCAGAGTGAAACATTCCTCAGCTACATGACAACAAGAATTTATGACCTGAAAGATGACCAGCGCTTTATCACAGTTATGGTTGATGAAATACATATAAAACCTTACTTTGACTACAAAGGAGGCAATATTACCGGCGCTGCAATTAATAGAAATGAAGCTGCTAACTGTGCGCTCGTTTTCATGGTGCGCAGCGTGACGTGTAAATTCAAAGAAGTTGCGCACATCGTGCCGGTGCACCGagtagaggcggagttcctgcaaaagacgcttaaagacgtgatttgtgggctggaaaagattgggtaccgggttatgtgcgtcgtcagcgacaacaactctgtgaacagaaaagcgatgtcacttttcgaatcacctccgtgtaacagaattgtgtACCAACATCCATCAGACCCTTCAAGGCCGCTGTTCTTCGTTATAGACCCAGTGCACATTCTAAAATGCATACGAAATAACTGGATCAATCAGAAGAATGACCAAATTTGTTTCTACTTCCCGGAGATCCAAGGAGACACACCAGAATCAGAGCGAATGCAAACAGCGTCATTTGCAACAATCAGGGACCTTCACAGCAAAGAGTGTGACCAGCTGTTGAAATATGGCTATGGGCTGTCAAGAAAAGCCCTCTACCCTTCGAGTCTTGAAAGGCAGGACGTAAAGCTTGCTTTACAAATCTTCAATGACTATTTACCAGAGGCGTTACGTGCTCTTGGAGCAAAGCACAACCTATTCTCTTTCGAGGCCACGGCTACATTCGTCGAGATCATACTCAAGTGGTGGAAAATTGTAAACGTCAAAACTCCATGGAAGGGAGAAAGGCTTAGAGATCACTTCCAACAACCAGTGCTTTCCATTGATAACGATCCAAAAATTGACTTCTTGCACATGTTTCTGAAGTGGCTGGATGAGTGGAAGAACAAAGGTTTTGACAATGGTACTCTGACAAAGGAGACTCACGCTGCTCTCGAACACACCACCTATGCGCTTGTTGAGCTCGCTAGGTACAGCTTCGAAGAGCTTGGAATGTCATATGTCCTTTTTGGGAAGATTCAGACAGACTGCCTTGAAGATAGGTTTGGAAAGTATAGGCAGCTGGCAGGTGCGCAATATCACATCTCCATCAGGCAGATATATGAAGTCGAAAACAAGCTGCGCCTGCAGAGCACCTTGCCTACAGTTTCCCCTGACCAGCACTGGGAATGTGTCCGAAAGCAAGTCGAGGCATTGCTTCCCAGCAGCAACGTTGTTGTTACCTGCCAGGCTCTTACGAAGATGCAGGACGTCGTCCCAGTCCTCGTCTACGTTGCAGGTTATGCAGTATACGGGACCCTTAAAAAGTTGAAGTGCGAGCAATGCAGGGACTCGTTGACCGTGGACAAGAAGATCACAGTCTCTGCCACAAACGAACATTATGGTCTTGTGAAGCAGCTGGACCGAGGAG